A window of the Candidatus Nitrosotalea okcheonensis genome harbors these coding sequences:
- a CDS encoding MBL fold metallo-hydrolase RNA specificity domain-containing protein, whose product MNSKVKMTSNGIVVLHSDKTVHLDPKRGTENGISFVSHAHLDHLHNQKGDGVLIASKQTTEIAKLRGYVIENYVEQYENFSMIDAGHILGAKGLLFDDLFYTGDISIRNRGFMKGATVPKCKTLITECTFGMPEYVFPTIDDTVKRVNEIISELYGKGKPVILLGYELGKAQILSHLFSHWDPYYHDSVKKVNDLYRQFGVPLDESIGHTEAESRGLLEKKPWLMIAPNMSGRNAFVKHMKSKYDAITIGFSGWAQSSRFSFARGHDYSIALSDHCDYNELIDLVKRCNPEKIYTVHGFVDEFAADLVKRGYDAQSLREDSIDNYV is encoded by the coding sequence TTGAACTCAAAGGTAAAGATGACATCAAACGGAATCGTGGTATTACATAGTGACAAGACAGTCCATCTTGATCCAAAACGTGGAACTGAAAATGGGATTAGCTTTGTATCTCATGCACATCTTGATCATTTACACAATCAAAAAGGGGATGGAGTTCTCATTGCTTCCAAGCAGACAACTGAGATTGCAAAACTTCGAGGTTATGTGATTGAAAACTATGTTGAACAATATGAGAATTTTTCAATGATTGATGCAGGTCACATACTTGGAGCAAAAGGGCTCTTGTTTGATGATCTTTTTTACACCGGTGATATCTCTATTCGTAACCGAGGATTTATGAAAGGTGCAACTGTTCCAAAATGCAAAACACTAATCACTGAATGTACATTTGGGATGCCTGAATATGTATTTCCTACCATTGATGACACTGTAAAACGTGTAAATGAAATCATTTCAGAACTTTATGGAAAAGGAAAACCCGTAATTTTGTTGGGATATGAACTTGGCAAAGCTCAGATTTTATCACACTTGTTTTCACACTGGGATCCATATTATCATGATTCGGTAAAAAAAGTCAATGACCTATACAGACAGTTTGGAGTACCACTTGATGAATCAATAGGTCATACTGAAGCCGAGTCACGTGGACTCCTTGAGAAAAAACCTTGGCTTATGATTGCTCCTAACATGAGCGGAAGAAATGCTTTTGTCAAACACATGAAGTCAAAGTATGACGCAATAACAATCGGATTTAGTGGGTGGGCACAATCTTCCAGATTTTCTTTTGCGCGCGGTCATGATTATTCCATTGCACTAAGTGATCATTGTGACTATAACGAATTGATTGATTTGGTGAAAAGATGCAATCCTGAAAAAATATACACTGTGCATGGATTTGTAGATGAGTTTGCTGCAGACCTTGTCAAGCGGGGATATGATGCACAGTCTCTGCGCGAAGACTCTATTGATAATTATGTCTAA
- a CDS encoding SPFH domain-containing protein: MKFQLLVVMFFQVCTLPVVPPFKFQDVSVVTGAKKMSGQYSSSNFAEKLVKQKGSGYHVIIGVLVLIIGLAIGMATSNNLITYGTLVIGVSLIISAFLMIINQYERAVILRLGKYQRQVGPGIQTRLPFADNILVIDIREKVSEFKAERMLTKDNVPVTIDAILRYKIIDERAKDAILNVENFNQMIQQVSQTTLRNNIGSSQFQDVLSKREEINQHVKTIISAEASSWGIEVTGVEIRQVIIPQELESAMSMQAQAEREKSARVTYGESEILVAKKFEEAARVYADNPVAYALRQSNMLYESIKVQGNTIVMIPSESLNAMGFGNLGTTIAYLESTKKAVTQQKSKDSQANQENGSL; encoded by the coding sequence TTGAAATTTCAATTACTTGTTGTCATGTTTTTTCAAGTATGCACCTTACCTGTTGTACCGCCCTTTAAATTCCAGGACGTATCAGTAGTAACAGGTGCAAAAAAAATGTCTGGACAATATTCATCATCTAACTTTGCAGAAAAACTAGTCAAGCAAAAAGGATCGGGTTATCATGTCATCATAGGGGTACTAGTTCTCATCATCGGTCTTGCCATAGGCATGGCAACTAGTAATAATCTGATAACATATGGAACACTTGTCATAGGCGTATCATTAATCATTTCTGCATTCTTGATGATTATCAATCAATATGAGAGAGCTGTAATACTACGATTGGGAAAATATCAAAGACAAGTTGGTCCCGGCATTCAAACAAGATTGCCTTTTGCAGATAATATTTTAGTTATCGATATACGAGAAAAAGTAAGCGAATTCAAGGCTGAGAGAATGTTGACAAAAGATAATGTTCCAGTAACTATCGATGCAATACTTCGCTACAAAATAATTGATGAGCGTGCAAAAGATGCAATACTAAATGTGGAAAACTTTAACCAAATGATACAACAAGTATCACAAACAACGCTTCGCAATAACATCGGTTCTTCGCAATTCCAAGATGTGCTTTCAAAAAGAGAAGAAATCAATCAGCATGTAAAAACAATAATTTCAGCAGAAGCGAGCAGTTGGGGAATTGAAGTAACAGGCGTGGAAATTCGTCAAGTCATAATTCCGCAAGAGTTGGAATCAGCCATGTCAATGCAGGCACAGGCGGAGCGTGAGAAGAGTGCCAGAGTGACATATGGCGAATCAGAGATACTAGTCGCAAAAAAATTTGAAGAGGCAGCAAGAGTGTACGCAGATAATCCCGTAGCATATGCACTACGACAATCCAACATGTTGTATGAATCAATTAAAGTGCAAGGAAATACAATTGTCATGATCCCATCAGAGTCATTAAATGCAATGGGATTTGGAAATTTGGGAACCACTATAGCATATCTTGAAAGTACTAAAAAGGCAGTGACACAGCAAAAATCAAAAGACTCCCAAGCCAATCAAGAGAATGGTTCACTGTAA
- the uvrC gene encoding excinuclease ABC subunit UvrC codes for MTLDISKVSIPSHPGIYIMKDETEKILYIGKAKNLKNRVKSYFLKNQNYKTQKLVEKITDIEFILTDNEEEAFLLEANMIKRYRPPYNIELKDQQRYTYLRITNEEFPRLMVARRTRTGQFLGGGKMYGPFTHGSSKMLSIGLLRKTFKIRICKKLPKEACLEYHLGNCDAPCQFKQAREDYNKHISDLESILKGKQRLEDFVKNLEKEMIQASENRQYEKAKEIHETLQRLGNLQVRQKMESPRIGTNEEYFGIKTKDQTAHLMSFRLANGVIKDRNKFSFDLVGDNTFSSFLSQYYSTNPIPRYVIVSEMPDKKEVLEEVFARSSGFTVHITVPTTGKRREIIDLIMKNISLEITKGADPALVELQERLGLQDIPRIIECFDISNHGEDYAVGSMSCLVDGKPQTSGYRKFKIKTVQGHNDFAMINEIVKRRYLRLKEEKSKMPDLVLIDGGRGQLNAALDAIHAIGVDIPCVSLAKENEEVYQPRVSKPLVMAKTNPALKILQHARDEAHRFGVAYNRAIRKFT; via the coding sequence ATGACTCTTGATATCTCAAAGGTATCAATTCCGTCACATCCTGGCATATACATCATGAAGGATGAAACAGAAAAGATACTATACATAGGCAAGGCAAAAAATCTCAAAAATCGAGTCAAGTCATATTTCTTGAAAAACCAAAACTACAAGACACAAAAACTGGTGGAAAAAATTACAGACATTGAGTTTATTTTGACAGATAATGAGGAGGAGGCCTTTTTGCTAGAGGCAAACATGATCAAGCGCTATAGGCCACCGTACAACATAGAGCTCAAGGATCAGCAAAGATACACCTACCTGAGGATTACTAATGAAGAGTTCCCTCGTCTCATGGTAGCAAGAAGAACAAGGACCGGGCAGTTTTTAGGGGGAGGTAAAATGTATGGCCCCTTTACACATGGAAGTTCAAAGATGCTTTCAATTGGTCTTTTGCGCAAGACATTCAAGATACGGATATGCAAGAAACTTCCAAAGGAGGCATGTCTTGAATATCATCTTGGAAACTGTGATGCTCCATGTCAGTTCAAGCAAGCTCGGGAAGATTATAATAAACACATTTCGGATCTTGAGTCAATCCTAAAAGGTAAACAACGACTAGAAGACTTTGTCAAAAATCTAGAAAAAGAGATGATTCAAGCATCTGAGAATCGCCAGTATGAAAAAGCAAAGGAGATTCATGAGACATTGCAAAGACTCGGCAATCTTCAAGTCAGGCAAAAAATGGAGTCCCCTAGAATAGGCACTAACGAAGAATATTTTGGCATAAAAACAAAAGATCAGACTGCACACTTGATGAGCTTTCGCCTAGCAAACGGAGTGATAAAGGACAGAAACAAGTTTTCGTTTGACTTGGTAGGTGACAATACATTTTCTAGCTTTTTATCCCAGTATTATTCCACAAACCCAATTCCAAGATATGTAATAGTAAGTGAGATGCCAGACAAAAAAGAGGTATTAGAAGAGGTGTTTGCACGCTCGTCAGGATTTACGGTACACATAACGGTGCCAACAACTGGAAAAAGGCGCGAAATAATTGATCTTATCATGAAAAACATATCACTTGAGATAACAAAGGGTGCAGACCCTGCACTTGTCGAACTTCAAGAGAGACTTGGGTTACAAGACATCCCAAGAATAATAGAATGTTTTGACATTTCAAACCACGGTGAAGATTATGCAGTGGGCTCCATGTCATGTCTTGTTGACGGAAAACCTCAGACATCAGGATATAGAAAATTTAAGATAAAAACAGTACAAGGACACAATGATTTTGCAATGATAAATGAGATAGTCAAGAGGCGTTACTTGAGATTAAAAGAGGAAAAATCAAAGATGCCAGACTTGGTACTAATTGATGGTGGACGCGGCCAGCTAAATGCAGCACTTGATGCCATACATGCGATTGGGGTGGACATACCATGCGTATCGCTTGCAAAAGAGAATGAAGAGGTCTATCAGCCAAGAGTCAGCAAACCACTAGTCATGGCAAAAACCAATCCAGCACTAAAGATCTTGCAGCATGCAAGAGATGAAGCGCACAGGTTTGGGGTTGCATACAACAGAGCAATCCGCAAATTTACATGA